The Pseudomonas sp. FP198 genomic interval TTACCCGGCGCATGAGCTCATTCAACGCGTAGGTGTCGAGGAAGGCCATCGCCTGAATAATCCGGCCATCCTTGAAGGTCAGTTGCCACAGGTAGGTGTTGTTGTAGGGTTTGCGATCGAGAGCTGTCGCAGTGCCGCTCCACAGGACGACGACAATGTCGTCCTGGGCGATGATGCTCTGCACCGTGGGGGAAATTGGTGTCGCCAGTCGGGCGCTGATCGGGCGCACGGCCTGTTCGATCAGCTCGGTCTTGCTGTCATACACGCCGGAAACCGGGCTCGATCCGGCGACTGTCCAGACCGCATCGGGCGCCAGCAGGTCGAAGACCGTGCCTTTGCCCTGCTGCCAGTTCGCGAACGCCTGGCGGACCAGATTCGTATTGGCCTCTTGAGTGTTTTCCGAAGCCCAGGAGGTGTTCGTGGAAAGCATTAAAGCCAACACAACAACCTGGGCACGCCAGGCCAGACTTTTCCATGTAGTCATGATGTCTACCTCACGGCAATACAGTTGATAAAAGTTCTTCCTGAGAACCTTAACGGCATGTGCCTGGAGGCTTTTGCTCGATACTGCTGTGGGGTTGCCTGATGCTGTTCGCAGGTCGTTTGATCTATGCGCAGGGATGAAGATAAGGCCGAGCGACATCTTCATAAAATGCCTGCGCAGCCAGATTCTTGTCTTTCGCCTCCAACATGATGTCGAAACGGTCGAGAAACTTGAGCGCGTATGCGTTGGTCCAGCGATTCCACATCTGATCACTGTGACCGTACAAGTCACGTTTGGACACTACCTTTAATAACGCATCCATCTCGAGCTTTTTGCCTGCATCGAAACCCAATTCCTGCAATCGCTCCGGCGGCTGCGAATAATGCATGGTGGGCCGAACCCCACGCCAACTTTCGATGATGCGTTCGACTCGCGGGGAGTCCGGTGCGATGTAATCGTTCTCGTTGATCCAACAGTGATGAATATCCAGCACGACGGCGGCAAGGTCAGCCAGTTGCAGGCAATCATCGACGCCGTAGGTCTTCTCCTCGTTTTCGAAGGTGATGCAATTGCGCGCCACCTCCGACAACCGCGGCCAGACCGAACGGATCCCCTCGCCCCCGAGGCGCCCGGCGATGTGCACGTTGCATTTGAAGTCCTGGAAGCGCCGACCGTAACCCATCATCCGGATCATGTCGGCGTGGTACTCGAACTCGGCGATGCTGTTCTCCACCACACCCGGTTTATCCGAGCCCAACACACAATACTGGCCAGGGTGGAAGGACAGCCGGATATCCGCCGAACGCGCGAGGTTGCCAATCACAGCGAAGCGTTCTTCCAGCTGGTTTTGAATGGCCCGATCCTGATAGAAAGCGCTCACCTTCGGATGACTGTAGAACGGCAACAGATCACTGCTCAATCGAAGCATGCGCAGGGTTGGCGCAAGCTCGGCAACGTAGGCGATGAGGCGCAGCTGTGCGTCGAGATTGTGCGTCACGACTTCAAGCAGTTTGTCGCGGGCGACTTGGAGAGGGACGCCATCCATCCAGCGTAACGTCGTGGTGCGGGGGTTGTATGGCGCTTCGATGGTCTTTAATGCACTCGCAGCAAGACCGCGATCAGGGTGCCGGTATTGGCAGGCGAAGCCGATTCGGGGGTGGGTCATGGGAGGTCCTGGCCGTCATCCGTGTTGGCGGTAGACATTCTGGTGGCTTAGTTGTCCTTTTTGATTGATTACATGAAAACTGCTTTCGGCGACCTGTTGACCACGCTTGGCGCCGCCAAGAAAAACCGATTGCGATGCGCTCGGCATACCTTGAAACCCAGGTACATGCTGATCGGCGAGCCGCGATGAATTCAAATGGCTATACTTGGGGCAGGAAAAAACTCGCAGCCGTACCTTAAAGGACAATATGGATCTAAGGGCAGCGCACAGAGCGCGACCCGTGGTGACCCCGAAAGGACGAACACCCTGCAGGAATTCAGTATGAGCGGCGCAGAATTGGAAAAGGTCCATGTCGAAATTGCCAAATTGATGGCTGAGACCACAAAGCTCAACGCCGAAGCGGGCAAGATGACTCGCGAAACGTTCTGGTACCCAGTCGCGGTTGCCACCGGTCTGTTCGGTACGGTGGCCACCGTCACCACGCTGCTAATCAAATTCGTCTAACCTGACAGGCTCTGCAAACGCGGGGCCTTCTCACCTTGAGCCCGCATGAAAACCACCATGTCGTCCTTTTTTTAAGGACCAAAAACCACAAACCCCCGACTTTCTCTAGGAAAATCAGGGGTTTGTGTTTACAGAATATGGCGGTGAAGGAGAGATTCGAACTCTCGATACAGTTTCCTGTATACACACTTTCCAGGCGTGCTCCTTAAGCCACTCGGACACTTCACCGTGTCTCGGCAAACTGTTCAGTCTGTCGAGGCGCGCTAATGTAGTCGAAAGCCTTTCCGATGGCAAAGGTTTTTTTCAGAATTTTCATGCGGTTAAGGCCGGTCGGGCATTTCGGACGCGGCGAGGCAGGGCAAACCGGCCAAACTCCGGCTTCGGCTATGGGCGGCCCCAAGGGGCAAGCGCTGGCTGTTGGGCGCTTCGCGAGATTTGGGGCGGAGCGGCGCTGACCGGTGAGTCAGTCACGGCGCTTTACCTGGCCTGCGACGGTGGGTAACGTCTGCTCCACTTCTCTTACAAGGAATAGCGTCATGAGCGACCTGATTGCCTACCATCTCGAAGACGGTATCGCGACCCTGACCTTGAACAATGGCAAGGTCAATGCCATTTCGCCTGATGTGATCGTCGCATTCAACGCTGCGCTGGACCAGGCAGTGGCTGATCGCGCGGTGGTGATCATTACCGGGCAACCGGGGATTCTGTCGGGCGGTTACGATTTGAAGGTGATGACCGCCGGCCCCAAGGAGGCAGTCAGTCTGGTCGCGTCCGGCTCGACCCTGGCCCGTCGTTTGTTGTCGCACCCCTTCCCCGTCGTTGTCGCCTGCCCTGGGCATGCGGTGGCCAAGGGTGCGTTCCTGCTGCTGTCGGCGGACTACCGCATTGGTGTGGAGGGGCCGTTTACCATCGGGCTGAACGAGGTGCAGATCGGCATGACCATGCACCACGCCGGTATCGAGCTGGCCCGTGATCGCTTGCGCAAGTCTGCGTTCCACCGCTCGGTCATCAATGGCGAGATGTTCAATCCGCAGAGCGCCGTGGATGCCGGTTTCCTCGACAAGGTGGTCGCGGCTGACGAGTTGCAAGCTGCGGCACTGGAGGCAGCGCGTCAGTTGAAGAAGATCAACATGACCGCCCACAAGAACACCAAGCTCAAGGTTCGCAAGGCGTTGCTGGATGCATTGGACAGCGCGATTCTGCTGGATCAGGAATACACCGGCTGAACGTTGGCTAAAGGCAATATCGCTCACCGAGAAAACAACGTCCCCGTGGCGAGGGAGCTTGCTCCCGCTGGACTGCGTAGCAGGCCCATTTTCATGAGCGCTTCGCACTCAAGCGGGAGCAAGCTCCCTCGCCACGGGACCGGTGGAGTTTCCCATGGAAACTACTGGGGAATCGGTAACCGCTCTATTCCGCTTCTTACAGTCGTTTAGAAACATACGCTTAAACATCGCCTATCTCCTTCCTCTACAGGCGCAATTGCCGAAAACAGTGCACATCCGTACACTGCGCCACCTTTTGTCCCGATGGGGCCTGTTGATGTTGTTTGCACTGCGTATGTGTCTGATGGGCCTGCATTTTGTTCTGGCGGGTGTGCTGGGTGTGATCCTGGGTTTGTGCCGGCCGTTCAATCCTGACAACAGTCGTTTATGCGCCAGGCTATACGCCCTGCCTGCGATGTGGTTCTTGCGCTTGCGAGTCAAGGCTGAGGTCGACACGCTGGTCAACAAGACTCACGGCTGCGTGATCATTGCCAATCATCAGTCCAACTACGATCTTTTCGTGTTCGGCAACGTGGTGCCGCGTCGTACCGTGTGCATTGGCAAGAAGAGCCTGAAGTGGGTGCCGTTGTTCGGCCAACTGTTCTGGCTGGCGGGGAACGTGTTGATTGATCGCGGCAATGCGATCAAGGCGCGCAAATCGATGCTGACCACCACCCACACGTTGCAGCATGAAAACACGTCCATCTGGGTGTTCCCGGAAGGGACGCGCAACATGGGCGAGGACCTGTTGCCCTTCAAGAAAGGCGCGTTCCAGATGGCGATTGCCGCCGGGGTGCCGATTATCCCGGTGTGCGTTAGCACCTATATCAAGCATATGCGCCTGGATCGCTGGCACGCCGGTGACATTCTCATTCGTTCGCTGCCAGCCATTCCTACCGCAGGCCTGAGCATGGATGACATGCCCCGCCTCATTGCCCAATGCCGCGAACAGATGCGTGAATGCATCGAGACGATGGACCGGCAACTGCGCGTCGCGTAAACAAGAAACCCGCCTTCACGGCGGGTTTTCTTTTGCACCGAACTCGGCGCATTTTGCTGACTCTCAAAGACCATGGCGCGCTAAGCTGCACGTTGCCTGCCACTGCCAATTTCCAAGAAGAAGCGAACCATCATCATGGGTAGAGTCGTTGCTGCTGCGGTTTACAGCGCCGGTAAGAAAGTCACCAATATCACCCTCGACGAAGGCAGTGCCTGGGCTGCAAAACCAGGACATTTTGTCTGGATCGGCCTCGAAGAGCCCAGCACGCTGGAACTGACCAACCTGCAACGCCAGTTCAACCTGCATGAACTGGCAATTGAAGACGCCATGGAGAAGCACAGCCGTCCCAAGCTGGAGACGTTTGGCGATGCGCTGTTCATCGTCACCTATTCGCCGGTACGCGAGAACGGCAAGCTGCAATTCATCGAGACCCATATTTTCGCCGGCAAGGGCTATATCATCACCGCTCGCAACGGCCACTCGGCGTCCTACGCACATGTCCGGCAGCGCTGTGAGGCGCGTCCCATTTTGCTGGAGCATGGGGAGGATTTTGTCCTCTACGCCATCCTCGATTTCGTCATCGAGAACTACCAGCCCGTCGGCGAAGCCATCCACACCGAGATCGATGAACTGGAGCGCAACGTACTGTGCAGCGCCTTGAACGAGCGCGATATCCAGAACCTGCACAGTCTGCGCCGCGACGTGCTACGCCTGCGCCGTTATGCGGCACCTATGGTGGAAATCAGCGAAGAGCTGCAGCGCCTGGACTTTCCGTTCATCGACAAGAACATGACTCCGTATTTCCGCGATGTGCAGATTCATGTCACCCGGCAGATGGAAGACCTGGCGACACTGGCGGACATCGCCAGCCAGACCATCGAGATCGGCGTGTTGCTGGAAGCCTCGCGCCAGAGCGTGGTGCAACGCAAGTTCGCAGCGTGGGCGGCGATCCTGGCATTTCCGACCGCAGTGGCCGGGATCTATGGGATGAACTTCGAAAACATGCCGGAGTTGACTTGGCACTACGGGTATTTCCTGGTGCTCGGGTTTATCGGGGTGGGGTGTACGTCATTGTGGGCGAGTTTCAAGCGATCGGGATGGTTGTAGGATTTGCCGGTGGGATTTGCGTGGCCTTCTTCGCGAGCAGGCTCGCTCCCACATTTGATCTGCTGATCAAATGTGGGATGCCAGGGTAATCAGCCTTGGGCGGCTTCAGCTTGGGGTTTGTGCGCGACGAAACGCATCATCCACTCGGCTACCGTCGTGCCGTGATGTTCCTGTTCAAGGCTCGCCACGCCCTGGCTGTAGATCTGCTCGCCGAGGTGTTGCTGGCGAATTTCCAGCAGGGCCCGGGAATAATCATGGATGAATTCCGGGTGGCCCTGGAAGCACAGGACCTGATCATTGATGTGATAGGCCGCGAATGGGCAGAAATCGCTTGAGGCGATGACCGTGGCATTTTCCGGCAGCTCGGTGACCTGGTCCTGATGACTGATCAACAAAGTCAGTTCTTCCATCACCGGGCTCATCCAGGGCGCCTTTGCCGCGAGTTTGTAACGATGGGTGCCAACGCCCCATCCCTGGCTGGCGCGCTCGGTCTTGCCGCCCAGCAGCAAGGCCAGCAACTGATGACCAAAGCAGACGCCCAGCAGTTTGTCGCCACGCTGGTAGCGGTCCATCAGATAGGTCTTGAGCGTCTGGATCCACGGGTCGCTGCCAAAGGAGTCGGCCTTGCTGCCGGTCACCAGGTAGGCGTCGAATTGCTCGTCATCGCTGGGGTATTGCCCTTCCACCACGTTGTACACGACAAATTCGGCCGCAATGGGCTGTTGCGAAAACAGGCGCTGGAACATCTGCCCGTAACCCTGATATTGCTCGACCAGTTCCGGACGCAGGATATCGGTTTCCAGAATGCAGATGCGTAACGACATAAAAAATACCTGACACGATGATGGGAATATTGCACACCCCAGAGCCTGCCTTGAAACACCGCTCCAAGGCAAGCCCCTTCCCCGTCAGAACGTCGCCCGGCTGGCGGCTTTTTCCAGCAACAGGGCCGGCGGTGAGAAACGTTCGCCATACTGCTCGGCCAGGTACTGGGCACGAGCGATAAATGCCGGCAAACCGTACTGGTTGATGAACTGCAACGTCCCACCTGTCCAGGCCGCGAAGCCGATGCCGAATACCGAGCCGACATTGGCATCCGGCGTCGAAGTGACGACGCCTTCTTCTACGCAGCGAACAGTTTCCAAGGCCTGGATGAACAGCAGGCGATCGCGGATATCCTGCGCGGGGATTTGCCCACCGGCTTTCTCGAAACGGCTCTTGAGCTCCGGCCAGAGATGCTTCTGCCCTTGGGCTGGATAGTCATAAAAACCGGCTCCGGCCGCTTTGCCTGGTCGTTTGTACTCATCAAGCAGCAGGTCGATCACGGCGAATGCAGGATGCTCTGTAGGCGCTTTCCCTTCTGCGTGCAGGTCTTTGGCGGTTTGAGCGCGGATATGGCTCATCAAACCGAGGGAAACTTCGTCAGAAACAGCCAGGGGCCCAACCGGCATCCCGGCTTTGCGCGCTTCGGTTTCGATCATCGGCGCACTCACGCCCTCGCCGAGCATCGCAATGCCTTCGTTGATGAAGGTGCCAAACACCCGCGAAGTGAAAAAACCACGGCTGTCGTTGACCACGATGGGCGTCTTGTCGATCTGCCGGGCAAAATCGAAAGCCCGGGCCAGGGTTTCATCACTGGTCCCGGCCCCCTTGATGATTTCCACCAGCGGCATTTTTTCCACCGGACTGAAGAAGTGCAGCCCGATGAATCTGCTCGCGTCCGGCACCGCCTCGGCCAGGCCGGTGATGGGCAGGGTCGAGGTGTTGGAAGCGATCACCGCCTCAGGCCCCGCTGCCGCCTGGGCTGCCGCCGACACTTGGGCTTTCAGGGAACGGTCTTCGAAGACGGCCTCGATGATCAGGTCGCAACCGGCCAGCTCGGCATCGTTGTCGGTAGGGTGAATCCGCGCCAGTGTGGCGTCGCGTTGTTCCTCGGTGAGTTGGCCACGGGTGACTTTTTTGTCCAGCAACGCCGCCGAGCGTGCCTTGCCCTTTTGTGCGGCGGCCAGGTCGATGTCCTTGAGCACCACGTCGATGCCGGCCACCGCGCTGACGTAGGCGATACCGGCGCCCATCATCCCCGCGCCGAGCACGCCGACTTTTTTTGCCAGATAAGGCGCAACACCCTGTGGGCGGGATCTGCCGGCCTTGATTTCGTTGAGTTGAAACCAGAAGGTGCCGATCAGGTTCTTCGCCACTTGTCCCGTGGCGAGCTCGGTGAAATAGCGCGTCTCGATCAGATGCGCCGCGTCAAACCCCACCTGCGCGCCCTCTACTGCAGCACAGAGAATCTTTTCCGGGGCCGGCAGGCAGCCCTGGGTCTTGTTGCGCAGGATCGAAGGCGCGATAGCCAGCATCTGGGCGACTTTCGGGTCGGACGGGGTCCCGCCTGGAAGCCGATACCCCTTCACATCCCAAGGCTGGAGCGCATCCGGATGGGCGAGAATCCAGGCTCGGGACTTGGCCAGCAGCTCGTCGCGATCCGCCGCCAGCTCGTCGATCAAGCCGGCCTGCAACGCCTGCTGCGGGCCAAGTCGCTTGCCCTCGAGCAGATACGGCAAGGCCTTTTCCAGACCCAGCACCCGCACCATCCGCACCACACCGCCACCGCCCGGCAGCAGGCCGAGGGTGACCTCCGGCAAGCCGATCTGCACCGATGGATGGTCCAGCGCTACGCGATGATGACACGCCAGGCAGATTTCCCAGCCGCCGCCCAAGGCCGCACCATTGATCGCGGCGACGACGGGAACGCCGAGGGTTTCGAGGGCGCGCAGTTGCGCTTTCAGCCCCAGGACCATCTGATAGAACGCCTGGGCCTCGGATGGGTCGACCCTGACCAGCTCGTTCAAGTCGCCACCGGCAAAAAAGGTTTTCTTGGCCGAGGTGATGATCACCCCGGCGATCGAATTTTTTTCGGCCAACAGACGCGCCACGCAGGCGGCCATCGCCTCGCGATAGGTCGCATTCATGGTATTGCTGCTCTGGCCCGGCATGTCCAGGGTCAGGAGAACGATCCGGTCCTGGCCGGTTTCGTAACGAATGGCTTCGGTCATGAAAAGTGTTCCTTGGTGTCGAGGGCTCAGAGGCGTTCGATGATGGTGGCGATGCCCATTCCGCCGCCGACACACAGCGTCGCCAGGCCGTAACGCAGGCGACGCGCCTCCAGCTCATCGAGCAAAGTGCCAAGAATTGCGCACCCGGTGGCACCCAATGGGTGCCCCATGGCGATAGAACCGCCGTTGACATTCACCTTTGCGGGATCGATGGCCATGTCCTTGATGAATTTGAGCACCACCGAGGCGAAGGCTTCGTTGACCTCGAACAGATCGATGTCTTCCACCCGCAACCCGGCTTTCGCCAACGCCTTGCGGGTGGCCGGGGCCGGGCCAGTGAGCATGATGGTCGGCTCGGTGCTGGTGACCGCAGTGGCGACGATTCGCGCCCGGGGCTCCAGGCCCAGCTCGCGGCCCTTTGCCTCGGTGCCGATCAGCATCAGCGCCGCGCCGTCGACGATACCCGAGCTGTTGCCCGGGGTGTGCACATGGTTGATTCGTTCGACATGGCTGTAGACACGCAACGCCGTCGCGTCGAAGCCCATCTGACCCATCGCCTCGAAACTCGGCCGAAGCTTGCCCAGCCCTTCAAGGGTCGAGTCGCCCCGGATGAACTCGTCGTGGTCCAGCAGCACGATGCCATTCTGGTCCCGCACCGCCACCAGGGATTTAGCGAACGATCCGTCGTCCCGGGCCCGTGCGGCCTTGCGCTGGGATTGCAGTGCGAAGGTATCGACATCTTCGCGATTGAAACCTTCCAGGGTAGCGATCAGGTCCGCGCCAATGCCCTGGGGGACAAAATGCCCCTGCAGGTTCGATTGTGGGTCCAGCGCCCACGCGCCTCCATCGCTGCCCATCGGTACCCGCGACATCGACTCCACGCCGCCGGCCACCACCAGGTCCTCGAAACCGGAGCGCACTTTCATCGCCGCCAGGTTCACGGCCTCAAGGCCCGAGGCGCAGAAACGGTTGAGTTGCACGCCCGCCACGCTGACGTCCCAGCCCGCCACCAGGGCCGCCGTCTTGGCAATGTCGGCGCCTTGGTCGCCTACCGGAGTCACGCAGCCGAGCACGATGTCATCGACATGGCGGGTGTCCAGGTCCACGCGCTGGCGCAACGCGTCGAGCAGGCCGGCGACCAGGTTCACCGGCTTGACGGTGTACAGGGCGCCATCGGCCTTGCCCTTGCCGCGGGGCGTGCGTAATGCATCGAAAATCAAAGCTTGGGTCATGACATCCTCGAACCATCATCGACGTAATGCGAACACCTCCAACCTTAAGCCCAGCGGCGCCGGATTCAATGACCCCAGCGCTCAACGGCATTGACAGCCACGCTCAGACGAACGGTAGCGTGCTATCGGGTTAACCGTTTCAGGTGAGCAAGCCGTCTAGCAAAAGGGCCGGCAAGTAGCTGGCAATAGGCCTCATGCCTGTTTAATAGCTATCAGCTTCAAACTCATACGAATTGGATCTAAGCCAACGCGGCTGCGGCCCCTAATGTAAACCCTGTACAAGAGAGTCGTCGGGTTTTGCCGAGGCGCTTGTCAGCCAGTTTCAAACAGGAAGTGCAACGCCAGCCGCCACGGAGCTACGCAGGCTGGCCTCAGGAAATAACAAAAAAGGCGGGTCAGCCATGTTCAAACATTCGAAAGTTCGCCAAGCCGGACTCATCCTCTTTGCCACTACGCTGCTGTTGATTTTGCCGAATATCACCAAGGTCATCGGCTGAATCCGGCGCGTGGTGCCATCGCCAGCAAATGTACGAGGGTCGTTGTTCAAGCGACGGTGGCTGTGCCACCCTTTGCGCTTCCCTCTCGACATGGAAGGCGATTCATTGAAAGCTCTCATTGCGATCGGGGCGCTGCTGCTCAGCACGCCTCTTTTTGCCGCGCAACTCGTACTTGAACTGGGCACGCAGGCACGCACCTGGCAAACCGAGGAACTGCTCAAGCATCCTGAAGCTCGAACGGTCCGGATCAATGAAGATGTTTCCTACAAGAAACCCATGAGCTATCGCGCCGTCCCCCTCACCGCGTTGTTGACCGGCGTCCAGCCGGATGACCATCTGCAGGCCGTGGCGCTGGATGGCTTTGCCGCCGAAATGCCCGCTGCACCGTTGCTCAACCAGAGTGGCGCCCGTGCGTGGCTGGCGATCGAAGACCCAGCAGCCCCCTGGCCGTCGCTGGGTGAGGGCAAGCGCAGTGCCGGGCCTTTCTATCTGGT includes:
- a CDS encoding nuclear transport factor 2 family protein, with protein sequence MTTWKSLAWRAQVVVLALMLSTNTSWASENTQEANTNLVRQAFANWQQGKGTVFDLLAPDAVWTVAGSSPVSGVYDSKTELIEQAVRPISARLATPISPTVQSIIAQDDIVVVLWSGTATALDRKPYNNTYLWQLTFKDGRIIQAMAFLDTYALNELMRRVTPAQ
- a CDS encoding UV damage endonuclease UvsE, whose product is MTHPRIGFACQYRHPDRGLAASALKTIEAPYNPRTTTLRWMDGVPLQVARDKLLEVVTHNLDAQLRLIAYVAELAPTLRMLRLSSDLLPFYSHPKVSAFYQDRAIQNQLEERFAVIGNLARSADIRLSFHPGQYCVLGSDKPGVVENSIAEFEYHADMIRMMGYGRRFQDFKCNVHIAGRLGGEGIRSVWPRLSEVARNCITFENEEKTYGVDDCLQLADLAAVVLDIHHCWINENDYIAPDSPRVERIIESWRGVRPTMHYSQPPERLQELGFDAGKKLEMDALLKVVSKRDLYGHSDQMWNRWTNAYALKFLDRFDIMLEAKDKNLAAQAFYEDVARPYLHPCA
- a CDS encoding crotonase/enoyl-CoA hydratase family protein, with translation MSDLIAYHLEDGIATLTLNNGKVNAISPDVIVAFNAALDQAVADRAVVIITGQPGILSGGYDLKVMTAGPKEAVSLVASGSTLARRLLSHPFPVVVACPGHAVAKGAFLLLSADYRIGVEGPFTIGLNEVQIGMTMHHAGIELARDRLRKSAFHRSVINGEMFNPQSAVDAGFLDKVVAADELQAAALEAARQLKKINMTAHKNTKLKVRKALLDALDSAILLDQEYTG
- a CDS encoding 1-acylglycerol-3-phosphate O-acyltransferase — protein: MLFALRMCLMGLHFVLAGVLGVILGLCRPFNPDNSRLCARLYALPAMWFLRLRVKAEVDTLVNKTHGCVIIANHQSNYDLFVFGNVVPRRTVCIGKKSLKWVPLFGQLFWLAGNVLIDRGNAIKARKSMLTTTHTLQHENTSIWVFPEGTRNMGEDLLPFKKGAFQMAIAAGVPIIPVCVSTYIKHMRLDRWHAGDILIRSLPAIPTAGLSMDDMPRLIAQCREQMRECIETMDRQLRVA
- a CDS encoding magnesium and cobalt transport protein CorA — encoded protein: MGRVVAAAVYSAGKKVTNITLDEGSAWAAKPGHFVWIGLEEPSTLELTNLQRQFNLHELAIEDAMEKHSRPKLETFGDALFIVTYSPVRENGKLQFIETHIFAGKGYIITARNGHSASYAHVRQRCEARPILLEHGEDFVLYAILDFVIENYQPVGEAIHTEIDELERNVLCSALNERDIQNLHSLRRDVLRLRRYAAPMVEISEELQRLDFPFIDKNMTPYFRDVQIHVTRQMEDLATLADIASQTIEIGVLLEASRQSVVQRKFAAWAAILAFPTAVAGIYGMNFENMPELTWHYGYFLVLGFIGVGCTSLWASFKRSGWL
- a CDS encoding amidotransferase, encoding MSLRICILETDILRPELVEQYQGYGQMFQRLFSQQPIAAEFVVYNVVEGQYPSDDEQFDAYLVTGSKADSFGSDPWIQTLKTYLMDRYQRGDKLLGVCFGHQLLALLLGGKTERASQGWGVGTHRYKLAAKAPWMSPVMEELTLLISHQDQVTELPENATVIASSDFCPFAAYHINDQVLCFQGHPEFIHDYSRALLEIRQQHLGEQIYSQGVASLEQEHHGTTVAEWMMRFVAHKPQAEAAQG
- a CDS encoding 3-hydroxyacyl-CoA dehydrogenase NAD-binding domain-containing protein, yielding MTEAIRYETGQDRIVLLTLDMPGQSSNTMNATYREAMAACVARLLAEKNSIAGVIITSAKKTFFAGGDLNELVRVDPSEAQAFYQMVLGLKAQLRALETLGVPVVAAINGAALGGGWEICLACHHRVALDHPSVQIGLPEVTLGLLPGGGGVVRMVRVLGLEKALPYLLEGKRLGPQQALQAGLIDELAADRDELLAKSRAWILAHPDALQPWDVKGYRLPGGTPSDPKVAQMLAIAPSILRNKTQGCLPAPEKILCAAVEGAQVGFDAAHLIETRYFTELATGQVAKNLIGTFWFQLNEIKAGRSRPQGVAPYLAKKVGVLGAGMMGAGIAYVSAVAGIDVVLKDIDLAAAQKGKARSAALLDKKVTRGQLTEEQRDATLARIHPTDNDAELAGCDLIIEAVFEDRSLKAQVSAAAQAAAGPEAVIASNTSTLPITGLAEAVPDASRFIGLHFFSPVEKMPLVEIIKGAGTSDETLARAFDFARQIDKTPIVVNDSRGFFTSRVFGTFINEGIAMLGEGVSAPMIETEARKAGMPVGPLAVSDEVSLGLMSHIRAQTAKDLHAEGKAPTEHPAFAVIDLLLDEYKRPGKAAGAGFYDYPAQGQKHLWPELKSRFEKAGGQIPAQDIRDRLLFIQALETVRCVEEGVVTSTPDANVGSVFGIGFAAWTGGTLQFINQYGLPAFIARAQYLAEQYGERFSPPALLLEKAASRATF
- a CDS encoding acetyl-CoA C-acetyltransferase encodes the protein MTQALIFDALRTPRGKGKADGALYTVKPVNLVAGLLDALRQRVDLDTRHVDDIVLGCVTPVGDQGADIAKTAALVAGWDVSVAGVQLNRFCASGLEAVNLAAMKVRSGFEDLVVAGGVESMSRVPMGSDGGAWALDPQSNLQGHFVPQGIGADLIATLEGFNREDVDTFALQSQRKAARARDDGSFAKSLVAVRDQNGIVLLDHDEFIRGDSTLEGLGKLRPSFEAMGQMGFDATALRVYSHVERINHVHTPGNSSGIVDGAALMLIGTEAKGRELGLEPRARIVATAVTSTEPTIMLTGPAPATRKALAKAGLRVEDIDLFEVNEAFASVVLKFIKDMAIDPAKVNVNGGSIAMGHPLGATGCAILGTLLDELEARRLRYGLATLCVGGGMGIATIIERL